Proteins found in one Amphiprion ocellaris isolate individual 3 ecotype Okinawa chromosome 22, ASM2253959v1, whole genome shotgun sequence genomic segment:
- the anxa13 gene encoding annexin A13 codes for MGNCQPTIFPYEDFDVVADIKAIRKACKGLGTDEKAIIEILANRSWTQRQEIKQAYYDKYDDELVDVLKSELSGNFEKAILAMLDPPVIYAVKELRKAMKGPGTDEDVLVEILCTATNADIALFKECYFQVHERDLEADIEGDTSGDVRNLLTALLQGTRDESYEVDEELAEQDATSLFEAGEGCFGTDESTFSYILASRNYLQLQATFKIYEQLSGTEILDAIDNETSGTLKKCYTALVRVAKNPQLYFARRLNDAMKGAGTDEDTLIRIIVCRSEFDLETIKDMYLEKYDVSLKDALRDECSGDFKRLLLAICH; via the exons ATGGGAAACTGTCAA CCCACAATTTTTCCCTATGAGGATTTTGACGTCGTGGCAGACATCAAGGCCATCCGGAAAGCCTGCAAAGGGCTCG GCACTGACGAGAAGGCCATCATTGAAATCCTGGCAAACCGCAGCTGGACTCAGCGTCAGGAAATTAAACAGGCCTATTATGACAAGTATGACGAC GAGTTGGTGGATGTGTTGAAGAGCGAGCTGTCGGGGAACTTTGAGAAGGCCATCCTCGCCATGCTGGACCCGCCCGTCATCTACGCCGTGAAGGAGCTGAGGAAGGCCATGAAGGGACCCGGTACTGATGAGGACGTCCTGGTGGAGATCCTCTGCACCGCCACCAACGCT GACATTGCCCTGTTCAAGGAGTGCTACTTTCAGG TGCATGAACGTGATCTGGAAGCAGATATCGAAGGAGATACGAGCGGGGACGTACGAAACCTACTCACGGCTCTTCTGCAG GGAACCAGAGATGAAAGCTACGAGGTGGATGAAGAACTGGCTGAACAAGATGCTACTTCCTTGTTCGAG GCTGGTGAGGGTTGCTTTGGGACAGACGAATCCACCTTCAGTTACATCCTGGCTTCCAGAAATTACCTGCAGCTCCAGGCCACCTTCAAGATATACGAGCAG CTCTCTGGAACTGAAATCCTGGACGCCATCGACAATGAAACTTCTGGGACACTGAAGAAATGCTACACTGCTCTCG TGAGAGTCGCCAAGAACCCCCAGCTGTACTTCGCCAGACGCCTGAACGATGCGATGAAAGGAGCAGGCACTGATGAAGACACCCTGATCCGCATCATTGTGTGTCGCtctgag TTTGACTTGGAGACCATCAAAGACATGTACCTGGAGAAGTATGACGTGTCCCTGAAGGACGCCCTGAGGGACGAGTGCAGCGGCGACTTTAAACGCCTCCTTCTGGCTATTTGCCACTGA